A window from Hypanus sabinus isolate sHypSab1 unplaced genomic scaffold, sHypSab1.hap1 scaffold_1280, whole genome shotgun sequence encodes these proteins:
- the LOC132386728 gene encoding zinc finger protein 229-like, translating into MAHQRVHTREWPFTCSDSGKGFTRSSDVMAHQRVHTGERPFICSDCGKGFISPSKLKIHQRVHTGERPFTCSDCGKGFTQSSYLLVHQSVHTGERAFTCSECGKGFTQSSTLMAHQRVHSGERLFTCSDCGRGFTRSYKLKVHQRVHTGERPFTCSDCGKGFTQSSLLKLHQRVHTGERPFSCSDCGKGFTCSSQLKVHQRVHTGERPFTCSVCGKGFTLSPHLLRHQLVHTGEWPFTCSVCGKGFTESSFLQRHQSVHTGKWRFTCSDCGKGFNWSSHLLSHQSAHTGKGLFTCSVCGKGFISSSQLKIHQRFHTGERPFSCTDCGKGFTMSSHLKVHQRVHTGERPFTCSDCGKGFTSSSQLKVHHRVHTGERPFTCSDCGKGFTRTYQLQRHQRVHTG; encoded by the coding sequence atggctcaccagcgagttcacaccagggagtggccgttcacctgctcagactctgggaagggattcactcggtcatctgacgtaatggctcaccagcgagttcacactggggagaggccgttcatctgctcagactgtgggaagggattcatttcgccatctaaactgaagatacatcagagagttcacactggagagaggccattcacctgctcagattgtgggaagggattcactcagtcatcctacctactggtacaccagtcagttcacactggggaaagggcgttcacttgctcagagtgtgggaaaggatttactcaatcatccaccctaatggctcaccagcgagttcatagTGGGGagcggctgttcacctgctcggactgtgggagggggttcACTCGGTCatataaactgaaggtacatcagcgagttcacactggagagaggccattcacctgctcggactgtgggaagggattcactcagtcatctctactgaagttacatcagcgagttcacactggggagcggccgttctcctgctcagactgtgggaagggattcacttgctcatctcaactgaaggtacatcagcgagttcatactggggagaggccgttcacctgttcagtctgtgggaagggattcactttgtcacctcacctactgagacaccagttagttcatactggggagtggccattcacttgctcagtctgtggaaagggattcactgaatcatctttcctgcagagacaccagtcagttcacactggcaaGTGgcggttcacctgctcagactgtgggaagggattcaattgGTCATCTCACCTGCTGTCACACCAGTCAGCCCATACAGGGAAagggctgttcacctgctcagtctgtgggaagggtttcatttcatcatctcaactgaagatacatcagcgatttcacaccggggagaggcctttctcctgcacagactgtgggaagggattcactatgtcatctcatctgaaggtacatcagagagttcacactggggagaggccattcacctgctcagactgtgggaagggattcacttcgtcatctcaactgaaggtacatcatagagttcacactggggagaggccgttcacctgctcagactgtgggaagggattcactcggacatatcaactacagagacaccagcgagttcacactgggtag